One genomic window of Cercospora beticola chromosome 5, complete sequence includes the following:
- a CDS encoding uncharacterized protein (MEROPS:MER0043475), whose product MISKARETVKMLVLETDEPDPRTVEEKGGFGEIGDRFFTKAGDNHDPPLGIETDTHFVVEDPENGHHGHVPLASEIPSDIHAILITGSMYDAHGNDPWIQKLRDLITELWQNRPEMKFAGICFGHQLLARTLGASVEATPGQKWELAHTTMDLTYIGKKLFKTDDKVLEVHQMHQDQVTSVPSHETTKLLRKGQNVHVWASTEHTKIQGLYIRDRLFSSQGHLGLDAKMVKRQVELRIKSGAIKDKDRREVEYANETAHLEHDGEVVAAAILRFFHGDDHDID is encoded by the exons ATGATATCCAAAGCAAGGGAGACCGTCAAGATGCTCGTTCTGGAAACAGACGAGCCTGATCCTCGGACTGTGGAAGAGAAAGGCGGTTTCGGCGAAATCGGCGACAGGTTCTTCACCAAAGCTGGAGACAATCATGACCCTCCACTTGGCATTGAAACGGACACACATTTCGTTGTCGAGGATCCA GAAAACGGCCATCACGGACACGTTCCACTAGCTTCCGAAATCCCATCAGACATCCACGCAATCTTAATCACAGGCTCCATGTACGATGCACACGGCAACGATCCCTGGATCCAGAAACTCCGCGACCTCATAACAGAACTATGGCAGAATCGACCAGAAATGAAGTTCGCTGGAATCTGTTTCGGCCATCAACTCCTCGCTCGAACGCTGGGAGCCAGCGTGGAAGCGACCCCAGGCCAAAAATGGGAACTGGCTCATACGACCATGGACCTCACCTACATTGGCAAAAAGCTCTTCAAAACCGATGACAAAGTATTGGAAGTCCATCAAATGCATCAAGATCAAGTCACTTCAGTTCCATCTCATGAGACCACGAAGTTGCTCAGAAAAGGACAGAATGTACATGTCTGGGCTTCGACAGAGCATACGAAGATTCAAGGGCTGTATATTCGAGATCGATTGTTTTCTAGTCAGGGGCATTTGGGTTTGGATGCGAAGATGGTGAAGCGACAAGTCGAGTTGAGGATCAAGTCTGGTGCGATCAAGGATAAGGATCGAAGGGAGGTGGAGTATGCGAATGAGACTGCGCATTTGGAGCACGATGGAGAGGTCGTTGCGGCGGCGATTTTGAGATTCTTTCATGGTGATGATCATGATATTGACTAG
- a CDS encoding uncharacterized protein (CAZy:GH43), giving the protein MKVQVLLTLHGLASVAAAATFFPLLNQTDTDGKPIQAHGGNIIQAQNGDGSWYWFGEDKSSNNGRFNGVSCYKSSDLSTWTNEGHALSPIANTNISDSRVVERPKVLYNDKNAEYVMWFHGDSSNYGDAQVGVATSKTIDGQYEWKGNFKPFGNDSRDMTIWKDPDDGSAYLIFATSNNADFQIATLDDDYYNVKEAIYTFRGVFQEAPGVFKIDGKFYLIFSPQDGWTPTDNGYHVADSMSGPWSDATLLHPKGAYAYLTQNAYDITIKGSEQTFYLYLGDHWNANNLGASTYAFYPVLYDGSGLVLHPTGGWTLDVAKGTWADLPFTTITADDSTTPKDQLVQCEDNCAGGLAANMTSTENSFSFTWDGSEGNKVVQILYTYPGAKNAFRHIYATVDDVEVEGWALLETTRAQTFAQRAPIPLNLKSGSKVVLKMAESGLEVRVDGVEIYDAA; this is encoded by the coding sequence ATGAAGGTGCAAGTTTTGCTAACATTGCACGGTCTTGCCAGCGTGGCGGCCGCGGCTACCTTCTTTCCACTTCTCAACCAGACGGACACAGATGGAAAGCCTATCCAAGCTCATGGCGGGAACATAATCCAGGCTCAGAACGGCGACGGTTCTTGGTACTGGTTCGGAGAAGACAAATCATCGAATAATGGACGATTCAATGGAGTTTCGTGCTACAAGTCCTCCGACCTTAGCACGTGGACGAATGAGGGACATGCGCTGTCACCGATCGCGAACACCAACATATCCGATTCGCGTGTCGTGGAGCGTCCCAAGGTCCTCTACAACGACAAGAATGCAGAATACGTGATGTGGTTCCACGGAGACTCCTCGAACTACGGTGATGCTCAAGTTGGCGTCGCAACGAGCAAGACTATCGATGGCCAATACGAATGGAAGGGCAACTTCAAGCCTTTCGGCAACGACAGCAGAGACATGACCATCTGGAAAGATCCCGATGATGGATCAGCATATCTCATCTTCGCCACTAGCAATAACGCCGACTTCCAGATTGCCACACTTGACGATGACTACTACAATGTCAAGGAAGCAATCTATACTTTCAGGGGAGTGTTTCAGGAGGCGCCAGGCGTTTTCAAGATTGACGGCAAATTCTACCTGATCTTCTCACCTCAGGATGGCTGGACTCCGACTGACAACGGCTACCACGTCGCGGATAGCATGTCCGGACCATGGAGTGATGCCACACTCCTGCATCCCAAAGGAGCATATGCATACTTGACTCAGAATGCCTATGATATTACGATCAAAGGATCAGAGCAGACTTTCTACCTCTACCTCGGCGATCACTGGAATGCGAATAATCTTGGAGCTTCCACTTACGCCTTCTATCCTGTTTTATATGACGGCTCTGGCTTAGTACTACACCCAACTGGAGGCTGGACACTCGATGTTGCAAAGGGTACCTGGGCCGATCTTCCTTTCACGACAATCACAGCCGACGACTCCACGACTCCCAAAGACCAACTGGTGCAATGCGAGGACAACTGCGCAGGCGGGCTGGCAGCCAACATGACCTCAACAGAgaactctttctctttcaCCTGGGATGGGAGCGAAGGCAACAAGGTTGTCCAGATCCTGTACACGTATCCTGGCGCCAAGAATGCTTTCCGACATATTTATGCCACAGTTGACGACGTCGAAGTCGAGGGCTGGGCGTTGCTCGAAACTACGAGAGCGCAGACATTTGCCCAGCGAGCACCTATTCCCTTGAATCTTAAGAGTGGGAGCAAGGTCGTGCTGAAGATGGCAGAGTCAGGATTGGAAGTGCGAGTCGATGGGGTGGAAATCTACGACGCTGCTTAG
- a CDS encoding uncharacterized protein (BUSCO:EOG09264JQ1), with protein sequence MADSNTDSDVQVTFNVKSSSDSKIALTLPATTTVAELKEKLSSAEYADTPAERQRLIYSGRVLKDADTLATYKIKDGNTVHLVKSAASNARQAPANQGGAASVPPGAGQPASNVPTNIAAGTGAGDPLAQITGARYAGFHGLPGAEMFGADGGMGAPSSPDAMLRMLEDPNFAQQMNEAMNNPAVVNMLRNNPMIRDNPMARAAIENPELRRLMFNPEMIRMQMQMQRAMGGNGAGGEGAFPMPGQTDTTERGANADAGANADAQPGQPGQPGNAPANPFAALFPGAAAGGAAPNSNAANPPNPFAGFGGGQGGSNPLAQMTQQLMQNPEAMQQMMQAFGGGAGGGVGGAGGAGEAGFNPFGGLGGFGNFGGAGQEPQAPADTRPPEERYENQLRSLNDMGFYDFDRNVAALRRSGGSVQGAVEYLLTQ encoded by the coding sequence ATGGCCGACAGTAACACCGATAGCGATGTGCAGGTCACGTTCAACGTCAAGTCTTCGTCCGACTCCAAGATTGCCCTGACCCTGCCTGCCACCACCACAGTCGCCGAATTGAAGGAGAAGCTATCATCGGCAGAGTATGCTGACACACCGGCCGAGCGCCAACGCCTCATCTACAGCGGCCGCGTGCTCAAGGACGCCGACACATTGGCAACCTACAAGATCAAGGATGGCAACACTGTCCACCTTGTCAAGAGTGCTGCGAGCAACGCGCGCCAGGCCCCCGCAAATCAGGGCGGAGCAGCTTCAGTGCCGCCGGGAGCTGGCCAGCCTGCGTCGAACGTGCCTACCAACATAGCAGCTGGTACTGGGGCGGGCGATCCTCTCGCTCAAATCACGGGTGCACGATACGCTGGCTTTCACGGCCTGCCAGGCGCAGAAATGTTCGGCGCCGATGGTGGCATGGGCGCACCTTCAAGTCCCGATGCAATGCTGCGTATGCTGGAAGATCCCAACTTTGCTCAACAGATGAATGAGGCTATGAACAACCCCGCCGTTGTGAATATGCTGCGCAATAACCCCATGATCCGAGACAATCCTATGGCTCGCGCCGCCATCGAGAACCCTGAACTGCGACGACTCATGTTCAACCCAGAAATGATCCGCATGCAGATGCAAATGCAGCGAGCCATGGGAGGAAACGGAGCAGGCGGAGAGGGTGCTTTCCCCATGCCAGGACAGACGGACACTACAGAGCGTGGTGCCAATGCTGATGCGGGCGCAAACGCGGACGCGCAGCCTGGACAACCTGGACAACCTGGAAACGCGCCGGCCAATCCATTTGCTGCACTGTttcctggtgctgctgcaggcGGCGCCGCACCCAACTCAAATGCGGCAAACCCGCCAAACCCTTTTGCGGGATTTGGCGGCGGTCAGGGTGGGAGCAATCCGCTGGCACAAATGACGCAACAGCTCATGCAGAATCCTGAAGCAATGCAGCAAATGATGCAGGCCTTTGGCGGTGGAGCCGGCGGTGGTGTCGGTGGGGCTGGTGGTGCCGGAGAAGCAGGCTTCAATCCTTTCGGCGGCCTAGGTGGATTTGGCAATTTCGGAGGTGCAGGTCAAGAGCCACAAGCTCCTGCGGATACAAGGCCTCCAGAGGAGCGGTACGAGAACCAACTGCGATCGCTGAACGACATGGGTTTTTACGACTTCGACAGGAATGTTGCAGCCCTACGGagaagcggcggcagcgtTCAAGGCGCAGTCGAATATCTTCTTACACAATAG
- the LAD1 gene encoding L-arabinitol 4-dehydrogenase produces MSTTTTTQISHEKPNIGVYTNPAHDLWIADALPSKDDVENGENLKPGEVTVAIKSTGICGSDVHFWHAGCIGPMIVDGDHILGHESAGVVVAKHPSVTTHSIGDRVAVEPNIICGECEPCLTGKYNGCVSVEFRSTPPIPGLLRRYVNHPAVWCHKIGDMSYEDGALLEPLSVALAGMQRANITIGDSVLVCGAGPIGLVTLACVKAAGAEPIVITDIDEGRLKFAKEFCPSVRTHKVDFSHTPEQFAEAVVKLADGVEPAVVMECTGVESSISGAIHAAKFGGKVFVIGVGRPEIKIPFMRLSTREVDLQFQYRYANTWPRAIRLLKGGVIDLQKLVTHRFKLEDAIDAFKVAADPKQGGIKVMIQSMEEGEH; encoded by the exons atgtccaccaccaccacaacccAGATATCTCACGAGAAGCCAAACATCGGTGTCTACACAAATCCTGCGCACGATCTGTGGATAGCAGATGCGTTGCCTAGCAAAGACGATGTCGAGAACGGCGAGAATTTGAAGCCTGGTGAAGTTACGGTGGCCATCAAGAGTACTGGAATTTGTGG GTCCGATGTGCATTTCTGGCACGCTGGCTGCATTGGGCCTATGATTGTCGACGGCGACCATATTCTTGGCCACGAGTCTGCAGGAGTCGTTGTTGCAAAGCACCCGTCCGTAACCACTCACTCGATCGGCGACCGCGTGGCAGTTGAACCGAATATCATCTGCGGAGAATGCGAACCCTGCTTGACTGGCAAGTACAATGGATGTGTGAGCGTCGAATTCCGAAGCACGCCACCAATCCCAGGCTTGCTGCGACGATATGTGAACCACCCGGCCGTGTGGTGCCACAAAATCGGCGACATGTCCTACGAAGATGGTGCACTGCTTGAGCCTCTGTCGGTAGCCTTGGCGGGTATGCAAAGAGCAAATATCACAATTGGAGACTCGGTCTTGGTCTGTGGCGCAGGTCCTATTGGTTTGGTGACACTGGCATGTGTCAAGGCTGCGGGCGCAGAGCCTATCGTGATTACGGATATCGATGAGGGACGACTCAAGTTTGCCAAAGAATTTTGCCCATCGGTACGAACGCACAAGGTGGACTTCAGTCACACTCCAGAGCAATTTGCGGAAGCGGTTGTCAAGCTTGCAGATGGCGTCGAGCCGGCAGTCGTGATGGAGTGTACTGGTGTGGAAAGCTCAATCAGCGGTGCGATTCACGCAGCGAAATTCGGCGGCAAAGTCTTCGTCATTGGCGTCGGTCGTCCAGAGATCAAGATCCCATTCATGCGCCTGAGTACACGAGAAGTCGACCTTCAGTTTCAGTACAGATATGCAAACACCTGGCCTCGGGCGATCAGGTTATTGAAGGGAGGGGTGATCGACTTGCAAAAGCTCGTAACGCATCGCTTCAAGCTCGAAGACGCGATCGATGCATTCAAGGTCGCCGCAGACCCTAAGCAAGGAGGGATCAAGGTGATGATCCAAAGCATGGAGGAGGGTGAGCACTAG